A window of Kiritimatiellia bacterium contains these coding sequences:
- a CDS encoding class I SAM-dependent methyltransferase, with protein sequence MTDLNDSFHLYRFDYLGQRFGRRLVARLLEEELGPPRAARRVLDVGSGTGAWRPVLEGHARDYVGLDLKPGPAVQVVASAEAMPFADDQFDLVFSNAMLEHVRDYRAAVAEMFRVVKPEGLVLLGTHGVWELHGEPHDYWRWTPHGLRETFRAFAETRVVQLGGPWMNYFLLRNLYLRRWQERHPRLRALVSPFMVWNNLLGRSDAERREPPAALAVFYYVLAKKNRTGPAGAAPGPAAG encoded by the coding sequence ATGACCGACCTAAACGACAGCTTTCATCTGTACCGTTTCGATTATCTCGGGCAGCGCTTCGGCCGCCGCCTGGTGGCGCGGCTGCTGGAGGAGGAGCTGGGGCCGCCGCGCGCCGCGCGGCGGGTGCTGGATGTCGGCAGCGGCACCGGAGCCTGGCGCCCGGTCCTGGAAGGCCATGCCCGGGACTACGTGGGCCTGGACTTGAAGCCCGGCCCGGCGGTGCAGGTCGTGGCCTCGGCGGAGGCGATGCCTTTCGCGGATGACCAGTTCGATCTCGTGTTCTCCAACGCGATGCTGGAGCACGTCCGGGACTACCGCGCGGCCGTCGCGGAGATGTTCCGCGTGGTCAAGCCGGAAGGGCTGGTGCTGCTCGGCACGCACGGCGTGTGGGAATTGCACGGCGAGCCGCACGACTATTGGCGCTGGACGCCGCACGGCCTGCGCGAAACCTTCCGCGCCTTCGCCGAGACGCGCGTGGTGCAGCTCGGCGGGCCGTGGATGAACTACTTCCTGCTGCGCAACCTGTACCTGCGCCGCTGGCAGGAGCGGCATCCCCGGCTGCGGGCGCTGGTTTCGCCGTTCATGGTTTGGAATAACCTGCTCGGCCGGTCGGACGCGGAGCGACGCGAGCCGCCGGCGGCCCTGGCGGTGTTCTACTATGTCCTCGCCAAAAAAAATCGGACCGGTCCGGCGGGCGCGGCGCCGGGCCCGGCGGCCGGATGA
- a CDS encoding flippase-like domain-containing protein: protein MSRLRFQIRLGLGLLISAVFLWLALRNVEWAEVLQALRLASPLGLLAGLPVLVGAWVAAAVRWRVLLDPAPGLRVRDTFAYICIGFLANTVLPFRLGELARATFIGRQKGLGVGRAMGSIAVERVFDLLAAIVLALTLTRLVEIPETTKTALTVMIGLAFVAFGGLLILSFNQDRLHRLTDFFARWLPRPLVERVVGLALGFASGAGVVRRPAGLAAVAGLSAALWTCGGLATLIWIRAFHLDAPWVAGLLVLVSVNLGSAIPSSPGYVGVYHGAAVWALTHWVAKEPALAYALVTHALNMLANVVAGSFFLAQKGLSLKGLQDGGLNEGGGMKPET, encoded by the coding sequence ATGAGCAGACTTCGCTTCCAGATTCGCCTCGGCCTCGGTTTGCTGATCAGCGCCGTCTTTCTCTGGCTGGCCCTTCGCAACGTGGAATGGGCCGAAGTGCTTCAGGCCTTGCGCCTGGCCAGCCCGCTCGGCTTGCTGGCCGGCCTGCCGGTCCTGGTGGGCGCCTGGGTGGCCGCCGCGGTGAGGTGGCGCGTGCTCCTGGACCCGGCGCCGGGATTGCGCGTGCGGGATACCTTCGCCTACATCTGCATCGGCTTCCTGGCCAACACGGTGCTGCCCTTCCGGCTTGGGGAGCTGGCGCGTGCCACGTTTATTGGACGGCAGAAGGGCCTCGGCGTCGGCCGCGCGATGGGCAGCATTGCCGTGGAGCGGGTGTTCGACCTGCTGGCCGCCATTGTCCTGGCCCTGACGCTGACGCGGCTGGTCGAGATCCCGGAGACCACGAAGACGGCCTTGACCGTCATGATCGGCCTGGCCTTCGTCGCTTTCGGAGGCCTGTTGATCCTGTCGTTCAACCAGGACCGGCTCCATCGCCTCACCGATTTCTTCGCGCGCTGGCTGCCGCGCCCGCTGGTCGAGCGGGTCGTCGGCCTGGCCCTGGGCTTCGCCAGCGGGGCCGGGGTGGTCCGGCGGCCCGCCGGATTGGCCGCCGTGGCCGGCCTCTCGGCGGCTCTCTGGACTTGCGGCGGGTTGGCGACGTTGATCTGGATCAGGGCCTTCCATCTTGATGCGCCCTGGGTGGCGGGCCTCCTCGTGCTCGTGTCCGTCAACCTGGGATCGGCCATCCCGTCCTCGCCGGGCTATGTCGGCGTGTACCACGGGGCGGCGGTCTGGGCGCTGACGCACTGGGTGGCGAAGGAACCGGCCCTGGCCTATGCCCTCGTGACTCATGCGCTGAACATGCTGGCCAACGTGGTGGCGGGCTCCTTTTTCCTCGCTCAAAAAGGCCTTAGTCTGAAGGGATTGCAGGACGGAGGGCTGAATGAGGGCGGAGGGATGAAACCTGAAACCTGA
- a CDS encoding glycosyltransferase family 4 protein has product MRILLINRMLSLVRGGGETFDLEIGRHLAAMDCRVDYLAGLPLLGGVRTGLAAENLAPRRLHHVRTPWLGWFPWDRVRAGWRVRMADIRLFERAALRWLLREGAAYDVIQLCELPGLVRDAKERGFPKPMVLRLTAPDYYDPFDGIRYADAVVASGTTLAKLALGPRPDAVDVPNAVDTEFFAPRPSGFRRQHGLSDDDLVILLVARYQAVKDHAMLIRAFGRVLAQEPRAFLVLAGSGPLEQATRRQCRQEGAQDRTLFLGEVRHNDLPAVYAAADIKVISSVYESYCFAALEAMAAGLPLVVTDTEWVPGLIGDAGSGFAGLRRDTCGMPDTGYTMRDARSEDELGDFVPGSPYPEPRIPNLASRIAPGGLVVPIGDADAMAAALLALARDPALRRELGAWNRRAVLAAAGWENSARKLRAVYERVAKNDDRV; this is encoded by the coding sequence ATGCGCATCCTCTTGATCAACCGCATGCTGTCCCTCGTCCGCGGGGGCGGGGAGACGTTCGATCTCGAAATCGGGCGGCACCTCGCCGCCATGGACTGCCGGGTGGACTACTTGGCCGGGCTTCCCCTGCTCGGGGGCGTCCGCACCGGCCTTGCCGCCGAAAACCTCGCGCCGCGCCGACTGCATCACGTCCGCACGCCCTGGCTGGGCTGGTTCCCCTGGGACAGGGTCCGCGCCGGCTGGCGGGTGCGCATGGCGGATATCCGCCTGTTCGAACGCGCGGCCCTGCGCTGGCTGCTCCGCGAGGGCGCCGCGTACGACGTCATCCAGCTCTGCGAACTGCCGGGCCTCGTCCGGGACGCCAAGGAGCGGGGCTTCCCGAAGCCGATGGTGCTGCGCCTGACCGCCCCGGATTACTACGATCCCTTCGACGGCATCCGGTACGCCGATGCCGTGGTGGCCAGCGGCACGACGCTTGCGAAGCTGGCCTTGGGGCCCCGCCCCGACGCCGTGGATGTGCCCAACGCGGTGGACACGGAGTTCTTTGCCCCGCGGCCGTCGGGCTTCCGGCGGCAGCACGGCTTGTCCGACGACGACCTGGTCATTCTCCTCGTCGCCCGTTACCAGGCCGTCAAGGATCACGCCATGCTGATCCGCGCCTTCGGCCGTGTCCTGGCGCAGGAGCCCCGCGCCTTCCTGGTGCTGGCCGGCAGCGGCCCGCTGGAGCAGGCGACCCGTCGCCAGTGCCGGCAGGAGGGGGCCCAGGATCGGACGCTGTTCCTGGGCGAGGTGCGGCATAACGACCTGCCCGCGGTCTACGCCGCCGCCGACATCAAGGTGATTTCCAGCGTGTACGAGTCCTACTGCTTCGCCGCCCTGGAGGCCATGGCCGCGGGCCTGCCCCTGGTCGTGACGGACACGGAATGGGTGCCGGGGCTGATCGGGGATGCGGGATCCGGCTTCGCCGGGCTTCGCCGGGACACGTGCGGAATGCCGGATACGGGATACACGATGCGGGATGCGCGATCGGAAGACGAGTTAGGGGACTTCGTGCCGGGCTCCCCGTATCCCGAACCTCGCATCCCGAACCTCGCATCCCGTATCGCTCCCGGCGGCCTCGTCGTGCCGATCGGCGACGCCGACGCGATGGCCGCGGCCCTGCTGGCGCTCGCGCGGGATCCCGCGCTCCGCCGGGAGCTGGGGGCGTGGAATCGCCGCGCCGTCCTGGCCGCCGCCGGCTGGGAAAACAGCGCCCGGAAACTGCGGGCCGTGTACGAGCGCGTGGCGAAAAACGATGACAGGGTCTGA